Proteins from a single region of Trypanosoma brucei brucei TREU927 chromosome 7, complete sequence:
- a CDS encoding proteasome alpha 3 subunit, putative (similar to GP:11066269: 20S proteasome alpha 3 subunit {Trypanosoma brucei} (PMID:11309374)), with protein MSSRYDSRTTTFSPEGRLYQVEYAEEAISQAGTIIGILTTGGVVLGAERGQQHGLFDTENMEDRNISGEKVYKISNHLGCSVAGVTSDAYALINYARLSAARHFYSFQEPIAAEDLCRMVCDEKQLYTQYGGVRPFGVSFLFAGWDRHYGYQLYHTDASGNYSAWRAYAVGQNDQVAQSLLKRDWKPELTLEEGIVLCLRVLGKTMDAVKLTPERLEVAVLQRVQAPLTQKLLDPYGVNPKMVPSFKILTDEELKPHVDEANRQREAEEAEEAEKEKKNEKRLASP; from the coding sequence ATGTCCTCGCGTTACGACTCCCGCACCACCACCTTCTCGCCTGAGGGACGTCTTTATCAAGTGGAATATGCGGAAGAGGCAATATCGCAGGCGGGCACTATCATCGGAATTCTCACTACTGGTGGTGTCGTGCTTGGCGCTGAGCGGGGGCAGCAACATGGGTTGTTCGATACAGAGAACATGGAGGATAGAAATATAAGTGGAGAAAAAGTGTATAAGATTTCAAATCATCTCGGCTGCAGCGTCGCTGGCGTAACTTCTGATGCCTACGCACTAATCAACTACGCTCGACTGAGTGCAGCCCGCCACTTTTACAGCTTTCAGGAGCCGATAGCCGCGGAAGACCTCTGCCGCATGGTGTGTGACGAGAAACAGCTGTACACCCAGTATGGTGGTGTGCGTCCCTTCGGTGTGTCATTTCTCTTTGCAGGGTGGGATCGCCACtatggctaccaactttacCACACAGATGCAAGCGGTAACTATAGCGCATGGCGGGCGTATGCCGTTGGACAAAATGACCAGGTTGCACAGTCACTTCTCAAGCGTGACTGGAAACCGGAACTTACACTGGAGGAGGGCATTGTGCTTTGCCTACGGGTCCTCGGTAAGACGATGGACGCTGTGAAGCTTACGCCAGAGCGCTTGGAGGTGGCGGTGCTCCAACGCGTTCAGGCACCACTGACCCAAAAATTACTGGACCCGTACGGTGTGAACCCAAAGATGGTTCCGAGCTTTAAAATCTTGACTGATGAAGAGCTGAAACCACATGTTGATGAAGCAAACAGACAACGTGAGGCTGAGGAGGCGGAAGAAgcggaaaaggagaaaaagaacgaGAAGCGCTTGGCCTCGCCGTAA